The DNA window GCTTTAAAAACATGGATGGGGTTGAAGGTTTTGGTGGCTTGTTCCAGTTTTTTATCGGCTACCAGGGGTTTTAATACTTCTTCCGGAGGCCCCAGCTTTTCTAAAATATCCAGTAATGAATCTATTTCATTGGACTTGTCTTTATGTTGAATAGCTTCAAAAATATGACTGTTAAGTTCCATGTAGATATCATCCTGGTTCTCCGTCGAAAGGGAACGGGTAGCTTTCTTAACACGCTTCATGTAATCATTGTATACTCTATTTGAAGCTGGCAGGTTAAATTTTATGTTCTCTATTTTCATTTGATTATTTTATGGATGGAGCGTTCCAGATTTTTCCAGTATTCGTTCATAGGGGCCAGGGTTTTAGCGCCCATGGTGGTCAGGCAATAATATTTCCGGGGGATGCCCGTTTCCTGTTCCACCCACTTTGAATCGACCAGGTTTTCGGCTTTTAACCTGTTCATCAACGGATAAAGTGTTCCTTCGGCGATTTCCATATCAGTATGCTGCTTTATCTGTTCAATAAGCTCGTAGCCGTAGTATTCGTTGTCTTTAAGGATATTCAGGATGATAAAAGTTAACGTTCCCTTTTTAACCTGAGATTTCCAATTTGCCACAAAGGTTTCATTCATATTTCAAATGTATAACAAAATACATAGCATTACTAGGTATTTTAAATGTAGATAAGATGATGTTGTTTAGCTTTTGTTTATCAGGTGATTAGATGAATGTATTCCGGAGATCCGGAGACGGCGGGATGCTTGAATGTGAGAGGAGACTTATCTTTTTTGTAATCAAAAGATCACTTAAATTACCGGCAGGCAAAGCATAATAGCTCAAAAAGTAAAAAAATGGACGCTAAAATAATACTTCCGATATCATCCCTTCGAAAATACATTCGTTTCTTTTGGGTATTGGAAAATGACAGCACCGACCTTATTGAGAAATTTAAGATAATTCCTGAGGGAGTACCAGGCTTTGTTTTTCAGGAAAATCCAACAGCTATTTACAATAAAGACAATCAGGTATTGCCTCAGTCTTTTTTATTCGGACAAGCTACGCAATATGCAGAGCTTAGTGCAAGAGGGTGTTTCCGGAATATAGGGGTTAGTTTTCAGCCCACAGCATTGAAGAGTGTGTTTGGAATAGAGGCAATAGAATTAACACAGCAGCATATTGATATCAACGATCTTGTTAAGACTACCATCAATAATCAACTTTTAAATTCATCATCATTAGCGCAGCAAATCGCGGCACTGGAACAGTTTTTCCTGCAACAAACGGCTGGCTGTAAAGAAGAAGGCGATAAAATAACCGTTGCGATCCTGCAGATTCAGAAAGGCAGGGAACTAAAACAGGTACAGGCGGATTTAAAAATATCAGAACGTTCATTGGAACGCTTGTTTAAAAAGTACGTCGGAATTTCTCCTAAATTATATTCAAGAATATGCCGTTTTCAGGCATCTCTAAAAATGCTGCGCAAAGCCAGCGTTGCATCTCTGACAGAAATTGCTTACCGGGAAAACTATTTTGACCAATCTCATTTTATAAGAGAATTTAAATTTTTTGCAGGCACCACGCCTACATCTTTTCTGCTAGATGCAAATGAGCGATTCCCTGATTTTCCGGAATGGAGATGATAGCAGCTGTCGGTTTTATCCAATTGTATAAAAAGAATGCTACTTAATTTTGACGGGTTAACTGAAATCAATATAAAGTGAGAAAATGGGAACAAATAAAATAATACAGCCTGATAATACGGCAGTCAGAACAGCATTATGGAGAGCTTTACATGTTCAGATAGATGCAAAGCCTTCTATACTTGAAGATGAAATTGGATTGAAACTGATAGTTCCGCCTGACGATTGGCAGGAGCGTCCGGACATGAAATATACCAAACGGCTTCGGGCTTCTATTGTAGCGCGTTCGCGCTTCATTGAAGATGTCGCCAAAGAACAAATTGAAAAAGGAGTTAAACAGTATGTTTTGCTGGGTTCAGGACTTGATACTTTTGCCCAAAGGAATACAGACATCAGTTCGCAGGTTGATATTTATGAAATCGACCAGCCCGATACGCTGGCATGGAAAGAAGAGAAGCTCATTGAAAATGGATACAAAATTCCCGGAAATCTCCATTTTGTACCTGTCGATTTTGAAGTTTCATCCTGGTGGGACGAGTTATTGAACAAAGGATTTGATATTCACCAACAGGCCTTTGTATCCTGTACGGGTGTTACGCTCTACCTTACCCGGGAAGCAATTACAGACACCCTGAAAAAAATGACTTTGCTTGCATCCCGTTCTACCATCGCAATTGCGTTTTATCTGCCGTTGGAATTACTGGAGGAAGAAGACCGGCCTCTGTTGGAAATGGCAATTAAGGGAGCTGCCGCTTCCGGAACTCCGTTTGTAAGTTTTTTTTCAGTCGAAGAAATAGTAGAACTTGCGAAGGATGCAGGTTTGAAAGAAATTCAAACCATTTCTACAAAGGATATGACAGATATGTATTTTAAGGACAGAACCGATAATCTCTTGCCTGCAAGCGGAGAGGTGTTTCTGGTAGCAACTACCTAAGTGCCGTTTAATACCTAAAATCCGAATATTATACCCATACTTATCCGGGCATATCTGCTATGGGCTCCGTTGAACTGTGTTACTACCTGGGCATTGTTGGATAGATAGGCAATATCGGTGCCTGCTTTGGTGGTTGATCTGCCAAGGACACCATTGGCCATTACGCCCAAATGGGTATTGAGCTGGTATATTATTCCGAGTTTAACATCCAGGCTATTGCCATTGGCTTCCTGTTTAAAGCTAACCGGATGCTGAAATTCACGTGCAAGGTTCCAGTTGGCTACAGCATTGTATTGCAGCAGTCCAAATGTAAAAACACCCTCCAGGTACAAGGATTGGGTGATATGGTATTTCCCGCCTGCTGAGAGGGTAGGACCTCTCCACTTTGCCAGATATGTAGTCCTGAGTTTTTCATTATCCGGACTTAACAGAAAATAATTCTGCTGCGTATTGTTATAGCCAATACCTATGTTCAGGGTGTAGTTCTTCCTGATAAGTCCATTTAAAACAACACGGGCTGAAAAGGCTTCGAGGTGTCCCTGATTGCTTTGGAAATATTCATCATAGGTGATTTTACTTCTGTTGTCGCCATTGTAATCCGCGTCATGCACTGTGCCACTTATGGTACCATTTTTCTGATAATGGCCCTGTATTTCTATTCTTTTGAAAGGCCGGAAAACACCTTCTGCGTAAACACCCAATGCGGTGACCTGGTTAAATTTCAGTTCAGATAAAATATTGGGTGCCATGCCCTGTATGTTTCCCGCAATGGACCAATTGAAGCTGTTTATGTTTGCAACACCACCAGTGGAGATGCTAAAGCGATGCTCCTGACCTTTGCTTTCCAAAGCAAACAAAATCAGGATAAAAAGCCGTGTTAATCTTTTTATGTTGCAGGATAGATAGAAAGGAAACATCCGTTATTTTTTATGATGTTGAAAAATTTCAGGACATGCTCAACTATGTTGGCATGTCCTGAAACATGGATGAATAGTAAAATGAATCTATGGTAATATTTCATATCCCTGGCCCGGACGTGCTTCATACCAGCTGGTTGTTTCCGGTTGGCCGTTGACGTAAGCCTTATAGGAGCCATAATCCCTTCCTATATACATTCTGTTTGCATCTACGATCCTGATGGTGCTCGGCGGATTAGAAGAATAGGATATTATACCGGTCTTCATATCTTTTGAAGCACGAACATATGGAACGGTAATATCCCTCACGGTAGCAGGAGTAACTTTATCTTCCTTGTAAAAGTTAACGTAGTAGTCATAGAATGTTCCTTCTCCCCATTGGTCCTTTTTGAAAACGGGATTCTCCGCCGTAATCTTTACATAGGTCCGTAGCAGGAAGGCTGCATTGTTTTGCAGATAGTTTCTGAGATAATCGATAACAGCCTGTTTCTTTACAGGGTTGTCGATAAACTCGTAAATAGGGATCATTCCTTCTTTGTTGAAGTCAATCAACTCTGAATTGTTGACAGAGGAAGATGCTTGCCAGGCTGAGATATCCACGGCTGGTGCGGTGCTGCCTGCAGGGATATCGCCTATCACGCTTTTAGACGGATCACCTCCGATTGTTTCATAGTGCAGTGCCTGGGAGAAGTTGGCTTCTGTTTCCTTTTTGGTATAGGTATAGTTTAAGCCAACGCTTACACTGAACACTTTATTTACACTAACGTCAACGCCTATCTCGGAAGCTCTCTCTCTGGCGCTGTTGGTGGTTTCAGACCGGTACATCACACTCAGTTTGGCGCCCAATGTAATGTCAGTCAGCACGTGGGTGCCGTAAGCGCTGACAATCCATTCCGGACTTTCATTTTCGATGTCCCATACAAAACTGGGTTGGAGATACTGTTTCAGCAGCGTAAGACCTCCGCTGATCTTACCTCTCTTCTGCTGGATCAGCAGATCAAAACTACTGTAAACATACTTGGAAGAAAAGGCGTTGCTGTCTGAATATGCTGCTTTGATACTTCCCTTAAAAATGCCAAAGCCAAAAGTGCCGTCCAGATTGACTTTGAGTTTGTCAAGATAAGAAACTGCATTCTCACCGGATACCAGTTTTCCAATCTGCTTTTTGGAGAGGTCCCATTCCATGCGGGTAGGATTATCTTTTTGAAAAGCTGTTATATTCAGTACGCTGAACTTGGAGGCACTGGAATGCGCATATTCTCCGGTGACATCGTATCCGTAGCCCAACAGATCATTTTTACCATCTCCGGCGCTGCGGGGCCTGGTTCTTTCATAAGGGTTGCTTTTAGGTTTTTCTTCTTTCTTACAACCGGGCGTTACAAAAAATGCGAGACATGCCATAACCAGCAACCAGGGCATATTTTTTTTAAAATATTGTGGTATCATTTTTTTAAAAATTTGTCGTTATCAAACATTGTGTTATTCGGGCATAGGTTCGTAACCATTTCCTGGCAGCACTTCCAGTTTTTTAAATGTAGTGATGGAATAACTATCGTAGCGATCTGTGTTTTGGTATACATCCCTGCCTAAACTGATATAGTTGGAATTGGTGACCTGATAGGTTTTTGTGGCGCCGGTTTGGTTTAATCGGGGATCATCCGAACTGGAAGTATTGATCCTGTAGTTAACGGTCAGGTTGTTGACTGTCACCGGAGTAACTTTATCTGCTTTGTAAAAACGAATGTAATAATCGTAAAAATAAGAAGTCCAGGAATAGTCGTCGCT is part of the Chitinophaga flava genome and encodes:
- a CDS encoding PadR family transcriptional regulator, giving the protein MNETFVANWKSQVKKGTLTFIILNILKDNEYYGYELIEQIKQHTDMEIAEGTLYPLMNRLKAENLVDSKWVEQETGIPRKYYCLTTMGAKTLAPMNEYWKNLERSIHKIIK
- a CDS encoding class I SAM-dependent methyltransferase, with the protein product MGTNKIIQPDNTAVRTALWRALHVQIDAKPSILEDEIGLKLIVPPDDWQERPDMKYTKRLRASIVARSRFIEDVAKEQIEKGVKQYVLLGSGLDTFAQRNTDISSQVDIYEIDQPDTLAWKEEKLIENGYKIPGNLHFVPVDFEVSSWWDELLNKGFDIHQQAFVSCTGVTLYLTREAITDTLKKMTLLASRSTIAIAFYLPLELLEEEDRPLLEMAIKGAAASGTPFVSFFSVEEIVELAKDAGLKEIQTISTKDMTDMYFKDRTDNLLPASGEVFLVATT
- a CDS encoding MAC/perforin domain-containing protein, producing MIPQYFKKNMPWLLVMACLAFFVTPGCKKEEKPKSNPYERTRPRSAGDGKNDLLGYGYDVTGEYAHSSASKFSVLNITAFQKDNPTRMEWDLSKKQIGKLVSGENAVSYLDKLKVNLDGTFGFGIFKGSIKAAYSDSNAFSSKYVYSSFDLLIQQKRGKISGGLTLLKQYLQPSFVWDIENESPEWIVSAYGTHVLTDITLGAKLSVMYRSETTNSARERASEIGVDVSVNKVFSVSVGLNYTYTKKETEANFSQALHYETIGGDPSKSVIGDIPAGSTAPAVDISAWQASSSVNNSELIDFNKEGMIPIYEFIDNPVKKQAVIDYLRNYLQNNAAFLLRTYVKITAENPVFKKDQWGEGTFYDYYVNFYKEDKVTPATVRDITVPYVRASKDMKTGIISYSSNPPSTIRIVDANRMYIGRDYGSYKAYVNGQPETTSWYEARPGQGYEILP
- a CDS encoding AraC family transcriptional regulator; the encoded protein is MDAKIILPISSLRKYIRFFWVLENDSTDLIEKFKIIPEGVPGFVFQENPTAIYNKDNQVLPQSFLFGQATQYAELSARGCFRNIGVSFQPTALKSVFGIEAIELTQQHIDINDLVKTTINNQLLNSSSLAQQIAALEQFFLQQTAGCKEEGDKITVAILQIQKGRELKQVQADLKISERSLERLFKKYVGISPKLYSRICRFQASLKMLRKASVASLTEIAYRENYFDQSHFIREFKFFAGTTPTSFLLDANERFPDFPEWR